Sequence from the Sphingomonas sp. SORGH_AS_0950 genome:
GCGTCGCCGGGCGTGCGACAAGAGGGGCAGACGCGATCCCGCGGCCACGGGCGAAAGCCGCTTGCCATCGCATATGTCGGACTATATCGCTGTCATCAATAGCCGGACAAAATCACGGCTTTATCATGGGAGGACGCCAAGCATCATGCGCCAGCCGCGCCGATTCCGGAGCCTGTGCGCCTTGCGTCCTGCGCTGCTGGGCATGGCCCTGCTTTCGATGCCCATCGATCCCGTCGCCGCACAGGACATGGCCCTGTCGGGCGATGTGGTGCCCGCCCATGATCCGGTCCTGATCCGCGAAGGCTTGGATTATCATAGCTATTCGACCGGGCAGCGGGACCGGGTGCCGCTGGTCGCGCGGCGGTCGCGCGATCTGCGGCACTGGACCGCGTTGCCGTCGCCTTTGACTGCCATCCCCGACTGGGCGCTGGCGGCGGTGCCTGGCGCGCGCGAGATGTGGGCGCCCGACATCGCGCGGGTCGGGGGCCGCTACCGGCTTTATTACTCGGTGTCGCGCTTCGGTCGGCAGCAATCGGTGATCGGGCTGGCGACCTCTGCCACGCTCGATCCGGCGAGCCCGGCCTATGGCTGGCGCGATGAGGGGCTGGTCGTCGCGTCGAAGGCGGGCGACGCCTATAACGCGATCGATCCCGCCTTCGCCCGCGACCGGCAGGGGGGCGAGTGGCTGGCCTTTGGCAGCTTCTGGGGCGGCATCCAGCTGATCCGGCTCGACCCGCGCACCGGCAAGGCCATGCCCGGCGCGGTCCCGAAACCCATCGCACGACGCGGGCCGGGCGAAGGGGCGGGCGGCGCGAATGCGATCGAGGCGCCGTTCATCGTCGATTATGGCGGCTGGTACTGGCTGATCGTCTCGTTCGACCTATGCTGTCGCGGCGTGAAGAGCAGCTATCATCTGGCGGTCGGGCGGTCGCGCGCGATCGAGGGGCCCTATGTCGACCGCGCCGGGCGCGCGATGCTGGATGGCGGCGGGACGGTGCTGTTGCAGGCGGATGCGGCGGGGCGCGACCGGTTTCGCGGGCCGGGCCATGCCGGTGTCCTGCACGATCGCGGCGGCCGCGACTATCTGATCCATCATGCCTATGACGCGGCGGCGGGGGGAGCCCCCACGCTGCGCATCGCCCGGTTGCGCTGGGACGCGGCGGGCTGGCCCTTCATCGGAAAGGAAAACCCATGACCCAGATCGAGATGACCCGGCGCGCTCTGGTCGCGGGGGGCGCCGCGCTGGCCGCCGCGCCGCTTCTGGCGCGGGCCGGTGCCGCCGGGGGCGAGCGGGTGCGCAATCCGTTGATCCGCCAGCGCGCCGATGCGCAGATCGCGCTTCAGGACGATGGGCTCTACACCTTCATGGCCTCGGTCCCCGAATATGACCGGGTGGTGCTGCGCCGGGCAAAGACCATCGCCGGGCTGGCGACCGCGCCCGAAACGGTGCTCTGGCGGCGGCCCGCATCGGGTCGGATGGCGGGGCATATCTGGGCGCCCGAAATCCATCGGATCGATGGCCGCTGGTATGTCTATGTCGCGGCGGGTGACGGCGGCGACGTGTTCCATATCCGCACCTATGTCCTGCAATGCGACGGTGCGGACCCGGTGACCGGCCGCTGGTCGGTGCTCGGCCAGCTGGAGACGCCGTGGGATACGTTCACGCTCGATTCGACCAGCTTCGTCCATCGCGGCACCCGCTATCTGGCCTGGGCGCAGAAGGAGCCGGGGATCGACACCAATTCCAACCTGTATCTGGCGCCGATGGCGACGCCGACCACGCTGGCGGCGCGGCCGACCC
This genomic interval carries:
- a CDS encoding glycoside hydrolase family 43 protein, whose translation is MTQIEMTRRALVAGGAALAAAPLLARAGAAGGERVRNPLIRQRADAQIALQDDGLYTFMASVPEYDRVVLRRAKTIAGLATAPETVLWRRPASGRMAGHIWAPEIHRIDGRWYVYVAAGDGGDVFHIRTYVLQCDGADPVTGRWSVLGQLETPWDTFTLDSTSFVHRGTRYLAWAQKEPGIDTNSNLYLAPMATPTTLAARPTRLTVPTLPWEIQGFKVAEGPAPLIRNGRIFMTYSASATDARYCMGMLTARDDADLMDPAAWTKSPEPVFRTDAARHIYGPGHNSFTVDRAGGDVLVYHARDYEKISGDPLYDPNRDTRVQRFGYRADGTPDFGRPLVNGPTLV
- a CDS encoding arabinan endo-1,5-alpha-L-arabinosidase, translating into MPIDPVAAQDMALSGDVVPAHDPVLIREGLDYHSYSTGQRDRVPLVARRSRDLRHWTALPSPLTAIPDWALAAVPGAREMWAPDIARVGGRYRLYYSVSRFGRQQSVIGLATSATLDPASPAYGWRDEGLVVASKAGDAYNAIDPAFARDRQGGEWLAFGSFWGGIQLIRLDPRTGKAMPGAVPKPIARRGPGEGAGGANAIEAPFIVDYGGWYWLIVSFDLCCRGVKSSYHLAVGRSRAIEGPYVDRAGRAMLDGGGTVLLQADAAGRDRFRGPGHAGVLHDRGGRDYLIHHAYDAAAGGAPTLRIARLRWDAAGWPFIGKENP